Proteins from a single region of Corylus avellana chromosome ca11, CavTom2PMs-1.0:
- the LOC132164939 gene encoding uncharacterized protein LOC132164939: MKDLCLPMFLMLIVSFGPNSLTTRCRNEESVTIEQRVLGAAAPMEAQRFSIITNTGSNVSREISTNASSSMSVGEKRKYDSLELDREPAAEEEEVVLFRANFEEFMRRLRHKACIENVRTRLDDGSSIVLRAMLEAARSLEKKVKTEKPVPLSLNTIFEEVMKSEEGRGMTLDRVRASLAQFGCSPSARGTDESYSIDLKKIVELAQNDELESIVLKRYGRDAYRMFRLLSKTGRLVETDKISDTTFVEKKDAPKILYKLWKDEYLHMEKLVVAGARQSQFLLWKVNKPSLQEHVLDEMFRAALNLSQRVAYEREKEKEFINLPVDKQVMSREETLNRRRSVRNVLESSLRELDDALMLFHDFEEPSLLKLDDALMLSHHS, from the exons ATGAAGGATCTTTGCCTCCCAatgtttttaatgttaattGTTTCATTCGGTCCAAACAGTTTAACAACTCGCTGT AGAAATGAAGAATCAGTGACAATAGAACAACGTGTTCTAGGAGCAGCAGCTCCTATGGAAGCACAAAGATTTTCAATTATAACAAATACTGGATCTAATGTCAGCAGAGAAATAAGTACGAATGCTTCCTCTAGTATGAGTGTTGGAGAAAAG CGCAAGTATGACTCTTTGGAGTTAGATAGAGAACCTGCAGCTGAAGAGGAGGAAGTAGTTCTTTTTCGTGCCAATTTTGAGGAATTTATGCGTCGTCTTAGGCATAAG GCTTGCATTGAGAATGTGAGAACACGCCTGGATGATGGATCTTCAATTGTCTTAAGAGCAATGCTGGAGGCAGCAAGAAGTTTagagaaaaaagtgaaaacagaAAAGCCTG TTCCCTTGTCACTGAATACCATTTTTGAAGAGGTAATGAAGAGTGAAGAAGGGCGTGGTATGACCTTAGACCGTGTCAGAGCTTCCCTTGCCCAGTTTGGTTGTTCACCCTCTGCAAGAGGGACAGATGAATCATATAGTATTG atttgaagaaaattgtcgAATTAGCACAGAATGATGAG TTGGAGTCAATTGTGTTGAAAAGATATGGAAGGGACGCTTATAGAATGTTCAGATTACTGTCAAAAACTGGTCGCCTAGTTGAGACCGATAAG ATTTCAGATACCACATTTGTTGAAAAGAAGGATGCACCCAAGATTCTTTATAAGCTTTGGAAGGATGAGTACTTGCATATGGAG AAATTAGTTGTAGCGGGAGCTAGACAATCACAATTCTTGTTATGGAAAGTAAATAAGCCCTCGCTACAAGAACATGTACTAGATGAGATGTTCCGTGCTGCTTTAAATTTGAGTCAACGAGTGGCTTATGAgcgggaaaaggaaaaagag TTTATAAACCTCCCAGTAGACAAACAAGTTATGTCACGAGAGGAAACACTTAATCGACGAAGAAGTGTCAGGAATGTCCTGGAATCATCGCTGCGGGAGCTTGACGATGCTCTCATGCTTTTCCATGATTTTGAAGAACCATCACTGCTGAAGCTTGATGATGCTCTCATGCTTTCCCACCACTCATGA